A genomic stretch from Setaria italica strain Yugu1 chromosome VII, Setaria_italica_v2.0, whole genome shotgun sequence includes:
- the LOC101758594 gene encoding pentatricopeptide repeat-containing protein At3g53360, mitochondrial: MKSRFQVAQSISHPRDRCLCMYGRSVPFPPRRPPVASSSSDRQRPQMQSPNATILQLYHSGRLSAALRAFESLPSSTAPAPLSVAAYAALVAACSRLRSLPHGRLVHRHILASFLEGAGLARNTVLSNHLITMYGRCAAPDSARAVFDGMPDRNPVSWAAVIAAHAQNGRCADALGLFSSMLRTGAAPDQFALGSAVRACAELGDVGLGRQMHARAIKSEDGRDLIVQNALVTMYSKSGSVGDGFTLFQRIKDKDLVSWGSIITGLAQQNCEMEALQSFREMIAEGVHHPNEFHFGSVFRACAAVDSLEYGEQIHCLSVKYRLDRNSYAGCSLSDMYARCNNLDSARKVFYRIESPDLVSWNSIINAYSAEGLLSEATVLFSEMRDSGLRPDGITVRGLLCACVGYDALCQGRAIHSYLVKLGLDGDVTVCNSLLSMYSRCLDFPSAMDVFHEMNDRDVVTWNSILTACVQHQHLEDVFKLFSLLHRSASSLDRISLNNVLSASAELGYFEMVKQVHAYAFKVGLVGDTMLSNGLIDTYAKCGSLDDANKLFEIMGTGRDVFSWSSLIVGYAQFGYAKEALDLFARMRNLGIKPNHVTFVGVLTACSRVGLVDEGCYYYSIMEPEYGIVPTREHCSCVIDLLARAGRLSEAAKFVDQMPFEPDVIMWKTLLAASKTHNDVEMGKRASEGILNIDPSHSAAYVLLCNIYASSGNWNEFARLKKAMRSSGVQKSPGKSWIKLKGELKVFIVEDRSHPEADEIYTMLELVGMEMVKAGYIPELSRHSCKYASFDHIDDYLLSEEMLAEYG; this comes from the coding sequence ATGAAATCCAGATTCCAGGTGGCCCAAAGCATTTCACATCCACGAGACCGCTGTCTGTGTATGTATGGGAGGAGTGTCCCCttcccgccgcggcgcccccctgtcgcctcctccagctccgACCGCCAGCGGCCGCAGATGCAGAGCCCCAACGCCACCATCCTCCAGCTCTACCACTCGGGCCGGCTCTCCGCCGCGCTCCGCGCCTTCGAGTcgctcccctcctccaccgccccggCCCCTCTCTCCGTCGCCGCCTACGCCGCGCTCGTCGCGGCCTGCTcccgcctccgctccctcccgcACGGCCGCCTCGTCCACCGTCACATCCTCGCCTCCTTCCTTGAAGGAGCCGGACTCGCCCGCAACACCGTCCTTAGCAACCACCTCATCACCATGTACGGCAGGTGCGCCGCCCCGGACTCCGCCCGCGCGGTGTTCGACGGGATGCCCGACAGGAACCCCGTCTCCTGGGCCGCCGTCATCGCGGCGCACGCGCAGAACGGCCGCTGCGCGGACGCGCTGGGCCTGTTCTCCTCCATGCTGAGGACGGGGGCCGCGCCCGACCAGTTTGCGCTCGGCAGCGCGGTGCGCGCCTGCGCGGAGCTCGGGGACGTGGGACTCGGGAGGCAGATGCATGCACGGGCCATAAAGTCGGAGGATGGGAGGGACTTGATCGTGCAGAACGCGCTTGTCACGATGTACTCCAAGAGTGGCTCCGTTGGGGATGGATTCACGCTCTTTCAGAGGATCAAGGACAAAGATTTGGTTTCGTGGGGTTCAATTATCACGGGGCTTGCACAGCAAAATTGTGAAATGGAAGCACTACAAAGTTTCAGGGAGATGATTGCTGAGGGAGTGCATCACCCCAATGAATTCCATTTTGGAAGCGTCTTTAGGGCCTGCGCAGCTGTTGATAGTTTGGAGTATGGGGAGCAGATTCACTGTTTATCTGTCAAGTATAGGTTGGACCGCAATTCATATGCAGGTTGCTCGCTAAGTGACATGTACGCTCGGTGCAATAATCTTGACTCAGCAAGGAAGGTGTTTTACAGGATTGAATCACCTGATTTGGTTTCTTGGAATTCCATAATAAATGCTTACTCTGCTGAGGGGCTCCTTAGTGAGGCTACGGTCCTGTTCTCTGAGATGAGAGATTCTGgtcttaggcctgatggtattACTGTTAGGGGTTTGCTATGTGCGTGTGTCGGCTATGATGCTTTGTGTCAAGGTAGAGCCATCCACTCCTACTTGGTCAAATTAGGTTTGGACGGGGATGTTACAGTATGCAATTCTTTACTCAGCATGTATTCTAGGTGTTTGGATTTCCCCTCTGCAATGGATGTCTTTCATGAGATGAATGATCGTGATGTTGTCACCTGGAACAGCATTCTTACTGCTTGTGTACAGCACCAGCATCTGGAAGATGTATTTAAGTTATTCAGCCTCTTGCACAGATCAGCGTCAAGTCTGGATAGGATCAGCTTAAACAATGTTCTGAGTGCTTCTGCTGAGTTGGGTTACTTTGAAATGGTGAAACAGGTTCATGCATATGCCTTCAAGGTTGGACTGGTTGGTGATACGATGCTGAGTAATGGTCTGATTGACACTTACGCTAAATGTGGAAGTTTGGATGATGCCAACAAACTCTTTGAAATAATGGGCACAGGCCGTGATGTGTTCTCTTGGAGCAGCTTGATTGTTGGTTATGCCCAATTTGGTTATGCAAAGGAAGCACTTGATTTATTTGCCAGGATGAGAAACCTAGGAATCAAGCCAAATCATGTAACCTTTGTTGGAGTTCTCACAGCATGCAGCCGTGTAGGACTTGTTGATGAAGGTTGTTATTACTACAGTATTATGGAGCCTGAATATGGCATTGTCCCAACAAGAGAGCATTGTTCATGTGTCATTGATTTGCTGGCACGTGCTGGGAGACTAAGCGAGGCGGCAAAGTTTGTTGATCAAATGCCATTCGAGCCTGATGTTATAATGTGGAAGACTCTGCTAGCTGCTAGCAAAACACATAATGATGTTGAGATGGGGAAGAGGGCATCAGAGGGCATATTAAATATTGATCCTTCTCATTCAGCAGCCTATGTCCTGTTGTGCAACATATATGCTTCTTCTGGCAATTGGAATGAGTTTGCAAGATTGAAGAAGGCTATGAGAAGCAGCGGTGTCCAGAAATCACCTGGGAAGAGTTGGATCAAACTCAAGGGCGAGCTAAAAGTCTTTATTGTAGAGGACAGATCACACCCAGAGGCTGATGAAATATACACAATGCTGGAGCTAGTTGGAATGGAAATGGTAAAAGCCGGTTATATTCCAGAACTTTCACGTCACTCATGTAAATATGCCAGTTTTGATCACATTGACGATTATTTGTTGAGTGAAGAAATGTTAGCTGAATACGGTTGA